The Acidimicrobiales bacterium genome segment ACGCCGTTGGAGGCCGCCCGGTCGACCAGGAACTGCTCGGTCGGGCCGCCCGGAGGCTCGGAGATCCGGTCGGCGGCCAGTGAGAAGCCGGGACCGAACATCTCGGTCAGGACGATGAGGCCGGCACCGTCGGCGGCCGCCTCGGCGATCATCGGGACCAGGCGGGCACATGTGGCCGCGGCGTCCTCCCAGACGATGTCGTGCTGCAGCGCCGCGATCCTCATGGCCTCAGGCTGCCAGACGCGCCAGGCGGTCCATGGCCTCGTGGAGCACCTCGAAGCGCTTGGGGTAGGCGAACCGGACGATGGACCGGCCGGCCTCCTCGTCGTCGTAGAAGACCCGGTTGGGCACGGCCACCACGCCACACCGACCCGGAAGCTCCCGGCAGAAGTCCATGCCGTCGTCGTAGCCCAGACGCCGGACGTCGGCGGTCAGGTAGTAGGTGCCCGGCGCGTCGTACACCTCGAGGCCCGCGGCGGTCAGCCCGACTGCTACCAGGTCCCGCTTGGCACACAGGTCGGCAGCCAGGCCCTCGAAGTAGTCGTCGCCCAGGTTCAGCGCGGTGACCATTGCCCGCTGGAACGGCGCACCGCTGGTGAACGACAGGTGCTGCTTGACGGTGTGGACGGCTCCGACCAGGTCGGTCGGGCCGTGGGCCCAGCCCACCTTCCACCCGGTCAGGCCGAACGACTTGCCGCCGGACGAGATCGTCACCGTGCGCTCCGCCATCCCGGGCAGGGTGGCGATGGGAACGTGCTGCGTACCGTCGTAGGTCATGTGCTCATAGACCTCGTCGGTCACGACCAGCAGGTCGTGCTGGACGGCCAACCGGGCTATCACCCCCAACTCCTCCAGGGAGAAGACCTTGCCCGTCGGGTTGTGTGGCGTGTTGAGCAGAATGAGCCGGGTCTCCGGGCCGATGGCCGCAGCCAGCTGGGCCTCGTCGAAGGAGTAGTCGGGCGCCCGGAGGGTGACGGCCCGTCGTACTCCGCCGGCCAGGGCTATGACCGCGGCGTACAGGTCGAAGTAGGGCTCGAAGACCACCACCTCCTGGCCCTCGGACACCAGCGCCATGATCGCCGCGCCGATGGCCTCCGAGGCCCCCGTCGACACCATCACGTCGTCCGGGTCCACCTCCTGGCCGTAGAACCGGTCCTGGTGTTCGGCCACGGCCCGACGCAGTTCAGGGATGCCGCGGTCCGGCGGGTACTGGTTGTGCCCGGCCCTGATGGCTGCCACCGCGGCGTCGAGCACCTCGGTCGGACCGTCGGTGTCCGGGAAGCCCTGCCCGAGGTTGATAGCCCCCGTCTCGGCGGCCAGCATCGACATCTCAGCGAAGATCGACAGGCGGTGGCCCTGCATCCGGGCAACCAGGTGCGGATTGGGAGGAACCATCATGGTCGACGCTAGCGGCCGCTCGGCTCCGGCCGGGAAGGCGACCGGCCTCCGATGAAAGCCGGGGTGACGACCGGGTCAGGCGGTGCTGATGGCCGACCAGACCTTCTCGGGGGTCATGGGCATGTCCAGGTGGCGGATCCCCCACGGCGACAGCGCGTCGATCACCGCGCTCTGCACGGCTGCGGTCGAACCGATGCTCCCCGACTCGCCGATGCCCTTGGCGCCCAACGGGTTCCTGGGCGTCAGCGTCTCGGTGAAGCTCCGCTCGTAGCTCGGGACCTCCATGGTCGACACGGCGGTGTAGTCGGCCAGGTTGGTGGTCTGCGGGTTGCCGTCCTCGTCGTAGCGGAACTCCTCCAGCAGCCCCTGGGCGATGCCCTGGGCCAGCCCGCCGTGGATCTGTCCGGCGGCCAGGAGCGGGTTCATGATCCGACCAGAGTCGTCGACGGCGACCACCCGGTCGATGGTGGCCTGCCCGGTCTCGGTGTCCAACTCCACGACCACTATGTGGGTGCCGAACGGGAAGGTGGCGCCGTTCTGGGAGTGGTCCGACAGGCCGGCCAGCTCCTCGTCCGCCGCCGTGGCGATCTCCGCCCACGACCGGGCCACCGCAGGCGTACCGGCCACGTGGAATGCGCCGCGCTCGCGGTCCAGCACAACGTCGCCGGGTGCCGCCTCCAGCAGGTCGGCGGCGGTATCACGAGCCAGATCCACCAGCTTCTCCGAGGCGTCGGCCATGGCCGATCCCGCGATCTGCACGGAACGGGACCCCCCGGTCGTCGACCCGGACGGGATGGACTCTGTGTCGCCGTGGAACACCTCGATCGAATCCAGGGGCACGCCCAACCGGTCGGCGACGATCATCGCCCAGGTGGTGTGGTGCCCTGTCCCGATGGGGGTGGCACCGGTCGACGCCAGCACCGTGCCGTCGCTCCGGAGCCGGACCTCGCCGTACTCGCTCCCGCCGAAGCCGGTGATCTCCACGTAGGTGGCCACGCCGATTCCCATCTGGACGGGGTCCCCGGCCTCGCGGCGGCGCTTCTGTTCAGCCCGCAGGCCTGCGTAGTCGACGGCGGCCAGGGCCCGGTCCAGCGAGCCCTCGTAGTCGCCGCTGTCCATGGAGGTACCGGTCGGCGTGGTGTATGGGAAGGCCTCGGAGGCCACCAGGTTGACCCGCCGGACGTCTGCGACGTCCATGCCAACCTCAGCGGCGAAGAGGTCCATGGCACGCTCGATGGCCGCCGTGGCCTCGGGTCGGCCCGCCCCCCGGTAGGCGCACGTGGGTGCCGTGTTGGTGGCCACGCTCACGGCCGAGAACTCCAGGTTGGCGATGTCGTAGACGCCGCTGGCCAACTGCCTGGTGAACTCGGGCAGGAACGCCCCCCACTTGGGGTAGGCCCCGCAGTCCTGGACCACGTCGAGGCGGTAGTGGGTGACCCGACCGTCACGGGTGCCGCCGATCGTCACCGTCTGCGCCTGGGCCCGTCCGTGTACGTAGGCCGAGAGGTTCTCCGTACGCGACTCCACCCATCGCACCGGCCGGCCAATGAGCCGGGCCAACTGGCCCACGATGACCTCCTCCTCGGAGACCATGCCCTTGGCACCGAACCCTCCACCGACGTCCTTCACCAGCACACGAACGTCGGCCGGGTCCATGCCCAGGTACTTGGCCGTGCCGTCCCGGAAGTCGTGCGTGCCCTGCGAGCTGGCCCAATAGGTGAGCTTCCCGTCGGCGAACGACGCGGCGACCACCCGTGGCTCGATCGACACCGCGGCTACCCGCGAGTTCCAGAGTTCCTCGGTGACCACGACGTCGCAGCCCGAGAAGTCGATGGCGCCGGCCGACGGGATCTGCCACATGACGTTGTCGTCGCGGGCCTCGAACAGCACGGTCTCGGCGGCCACGGAGTCGTGGATCGAGACCACGGCGGTCAAGGGCTCGATGTCGGCCCAGACGGACTCGGCGGCATCGGCGGCCTGGTAGGCGGTCTCAGCCACCACCACGGCCACCGGCTCGCCCACGAACCGGACCCGGTCCCGGGCCAGGAACGGCCGGATGGCCTCGGCGGCGTAGAAGCCCATGGCCGGCGGACGGTCGTCCAGGCCCAGGTCGGCCGCCGTGTGGACGGCCACCACGCCGGGCATGGACCGAGCGTCGTCCACGTCGATGGACAGGATCTCGCCGTGGGCCGCCGTCGAGCGTACGAAGTGGGCGTGGAGCAGGTCCTCGAATGGCTGGTTGGCTACGAACTCGCCCTGACCTCGGATGAGCGTGGCGTCCTCACGGCGCAGCACGGCGTTGCCCAGGATGGAGGTGCTGGACTGGCCGGGAATGCCCCTGGCCGGGATGGTCTCGCTCACCGGTCGCCTCTCGTGTTTCTCCCGGCCGTGGCCGGGCTGGTTGTCGGGTGGTGTGTCGGCCAGGTGGCCTTCTGGGTCGTCGGGTCCGGCGGTCGGGCCCGTCGGCTCACTCGGCGGGATACCGCTCGAGCAGCTTCCGGGCGATCACCAGCTTCTGGATTTCGCTCGTACCCTCGCCGATGATCATCAGCGGGGTGTCGCGAAAGTAGCGCTCCACGGGGAGCTCGGTGGTGTAGCCGTAGCCACCGTGGATCCGCAGGGCATCGGTGGCGATCTCGAACGCCGCCTCCGAGGCGAACAGCTTGGCCATGCCGGCCTCCATGTCGACCCGTTCGCCGGCGTCGGCCCGCCTGGCCGCGTCGTAGGTCATGAGCCGGGCCGCCTGCAGCTTCGTGGCCATCTCGGCCAGCTTGAACTGGATTGCCTGGTGCTCGAAGATCGGCCGTCCGAACGTCTCGCGCTGTTGGGCGTAGCGCATGGCCGCCTCGAACGCGGCCTGGGCCACGCCGACGGACCGGGACGCCACGTTGATCCGCCCCAGTTCGAGCGCGCTCAGGGCGTACCGGCGACCATGGCCGATGCCCTCGTCGCCACCCAGCACGTTGCCGTGCGGGACCCTGTGGTCGACGTAGGACATCTCGACCGTCTCGAGGCCCCTGTACCCGAGCTTGTCGATCTTCTTCGAGACCGAGATCCCCTCGAAGGACTCCCCGGGTTCCTTCTCGACGAGCAGGCAGGTGATCCGGTCGTCCGGGGTCCGGACCATGAGCATGACCAGCGAGGACCGGATGCCGTTGGTGACCCACATCTTCGTGCCGTTCACGACCCACTCGTCGCCGTCCCGCTCGGCCCGGCAGCGCAGCGCACCGGTGTCGCTGCCGGCGTCGGGCTCCGACAGGGAGAAGGCGGCCCTGAAGGACCCGTCGCACATGCGGGGCAGGAAGCGCTGCTTCTGCTCCTCGGTGCCGAACCTGCCGATCATCGTGGCGCCGATCTTGTGGGTGTTGAGGATTCCGGCCAGGGACATGAAGCCGCGCGACAACTCCTCGATGATCCGCGTGTAGGTGGTGATGTCGAGGCCCAGGCCGCCGTACTCCTCGGCGATGGTCGACCCGAAGAGGCCGAACTCGCACATCTGGTCGAACATGGCCTGCGGGAACGTGTCGGTGTGCTCGAACTCGGAGGCGTTCGGGATGACGTCGCGCTCGACCCACTGGCGGATGGTGCCGACGATCTCGTCAGCCAGGGCCTGGTCGGTAGTCATGGTTCTCTCCTCCTCCTCGGGGTTCTCAGGCCGCGTCAGGGTCCCGATGTTGCGTCATGGGAAGCAGGTAATTCCAGAAGTAGAACCCGGCGCCGGCGTCCTTCATGGCCAGACGGGCCCGGTCGAAGGTGAACCCCTCCAGGTCCTCCAGCGAGCTACGCATCTGCTGGTCGCCCATCGCCGCCTCCGGTCTCGTCGGTCGCACGGATCCAGGAGGTCCGCCGCGTGCGGATTCTCACAGTCCGTTGCCTGCGCGGACGAGGCGGGCCGGAAACCGACCGGGCCTACGGACCCGATGGCGGCTCAGGTGGCTTCGGACCGGGCCGTCGACCCGATCCGGCCCAGTAGCGGCCCTGTGGCGAACAGCGAACCGACGGCCACCAGCGAGCAGAACAGGAAGCCGCCGGGACGGTCGGTCAGCGCCACCACGGCGCCGACCAGGAACCCGCCCAGCCCGACGGCCAGGTCGAAGGCCACGCTGAACGACCCGATGGCGTGGCTCCTCTCCGACTCCGGCGCCCGATCCACCGTCAGCACGAACAGGGCGGGGAACAGGAAGCACTGTCCGAGGGCCATGACGACCGCCCCGACGTAGACACCTGT includes the following:
- a CDS encoding pyridoxal phosphate-dependent aminotransferase, yielding MMVPPNPHLVARMQGHRLSIFAEMSMLAAETGAINLGQGFPDTDGPTEVLDAAVAAIRAGHNQYPPDRGIPELRRAVAEHQDRFYGQEVDPDDVMVSTGASEAIGAAIMALVSEGQEVVVFEPYFDLYAAVIALAGGVRRAVTLRAPDYSFDEAQLAAAIGPETRLILLNTPHNPTGKVFSLEELGVIARLAVQHDLLVVTDEVYEHMTYDGTQHVPIATLPGMAERTVTISSGGKSFGLTGWKVGWAHGPTDLVGAVHTVKQHLSFTSGAPFQRAMVTALNLGDDYFEGLAADLCAKRDLVAVGLTAAGLEVYDAPGTYYLTADVRRLGYDDGMDFCRELPGRCGVVAVPNRVFYDDEEAGRSIVRFAYPKRFEVLHEAMDRLARLAA
- a CDS encoding xanthine dehydrogenase family protein molybdopterin-binding subunit, translating into MSETIPARGIPGQSSTSILGNAVLRREDATLIRGQGEFVANQPFEDLLHAHFVRSTAAHGEILSIDVDDARSMPGVVAVHTAADLGLDDRPPAMGFYAAEAIRPFLARDRVRFVGEPVAVVVAETAYQAADAAESVWADIEPLTAVVSIHDSVAAETVLFEARDDNVMWQIPSAGAIDFSGCDVVVTEELWNSRVAAVSIEPRVVAASFADGKLTYWASSQGTHDFRDGTAKYLGMDPADVRVLVKDVGGGFGAKGMVSEEEVIVGQLARLIGRPVRWVESRTENLSAYVHGRAQAQTVTIGGTRDGRVTHYRLDVVQDCGAYPKWGAFLPEFTRQLASGVYDIANLEFSAVSVATNTAPTCAYRGAGRPEATAAIERAMDLFAAEVGMDVADVRRVNLVASEAFPYTTPTGTSMDSGDYEGSLDRALAAVDYAGLRAEQKRRREAGDPVQMGIGVATYVEITGFGGSEYGEVRLRSDGTVLASTGATPIGTGHHTTWAMIVADRLGVPLDSIEVFHGDTESIPSGSTTGGSRSVQIAGSAMADASEKLVDLARDTAADLLEAAPGDVVLDRERGAFHVAGTPAVARSWAEIATAADEELAGLSDHSQNGATFPFGTHIVVVELDTETGQATIDRVVAVDDSGRIMNPLLAAGQIHGGLAQGIAQGLLEEFRYDEDGNPQTTNLADYTAVSTMEVPSYERSFTETLTPRNPLGAKGIGESGSIGSTAAVQSAVIDALSPWGIRHLDMPMTPEKVWSAISTA
- a CDS encoding acyl-CoA dehydrogenase family protein; the encoded protein is MTTDQALADEIVGTIRQWVERDVIPNASEFEHTDTFPQAMFDQMCEFGLFGSTIAEEYGGLGLDITTYTRIIEELSRGFMSLAGILNTHKIGATMIGRFGTEEQKQRFLPRMCDGSFRAAFSLSEPDAGSDTGALRCRAERDGDEWVVNGTKMWVTNGIRSSLVMLMVRTPDDRITCLLVEKEPGESFEGISVSKKIDKLGYRGLETVEMSYVDHRVPHGNVLGGDEGIGHGRRYALSALELGRINVASRSVGVAQAAFEAAMRYAQQRETFGRPIFEHQAIQFKLAEMATKLQAARLMTYDAARRADAGERVDMEAGMAKLFASEAAFEIATDALRIHGGYGYTTELPVERYFRDTPLMIIGEGTSEIQKLVIARKLLERYPAE